Part of the Deinococcus fonticola genome, AGCGGCTGGTGGTGGAAGTGCTGGTGGCGATGGGCTACGGCGGGAGTGTGCGCGACGCCGGGCAGGCCCTGGGGCGCAGCGGCGACAACGGCGTGGACGGACTGATCAAACAGGATCCTTTGGGCCTGGATCGCATTTATCTTCAGGCGAAACGCTGGCGGGACACGGTACATAGTCCGGAAATTCGGACATTTTCCGGCAGTCTGACCTACCACAAAGCCAGCAAAGGCGTGTTCATCACCACGTCGACTTTCAGTGAGGGGGCCAGGAAAACAGCGGCCCAGATCGGCAACATCATCCTGATCGACGGAGAAACCCTGGCCCGCCTCATGATCGATTACGGCGTGGGCGTGAGCACCCGCGAGACGTACAGGATTCGCCGCGTGGACAGCGAGTATTTCGAGGAACTCTGACGGGTAGGGCCCCCGGCTGGCCTGACCCTGCGCCCCTATACTGCGGGGCATGCCGCACCACCGGGCCGACGCCCGCGCCAGGGCCGCCGCGAACAGTATTGCGGCGGCGCTGTGCGACTGGTGGTGTGCCAACCTGGGCCAGCCACGCTGAACCGGAAAGAACCTGGTTTTCACTTTCCGACTTCTTTCCCTGAGGTGACTGATGACTTCGCAACTTCCCACCGATTTACAGCAACTGGACGCGCAGGACACGCTGAGACACAAACGCGACGAATTTAGCGTGCCGGAGGACATCGTTTACCTGGACGGCAACAGCCTGGGGTGCCTGCCGAAAGCCGTGCCGGCCCGACTGGCGCAGGTGGCACAGCAGGAGTGGGGCGAGCACCTGATCCGCTCTTGGACGCGCAACGCAGAGGCAGCGCAGGACTGGATGGGGCTGCCGGACCGGGTCGCCGCAAAACTGGCCGGCCTGATCGGCGCGAACGCGAACGAGGTGGCAGTGGGGGACAGCACCAGCGTGAACACCTTCAAGGCGCTGGCGGCGGCCATGAGCATGGCCGGCGAGCGGCGCGTGCTGCTGACCGACACCGAGAACTTCCCCACGGACCTGTACATGGCGCAGGGCCTCAACAAACTGCTGGGCGACACCTGGGAACTGCGCTCCTGCCGGAACACCGAGATCATGGAGCACCTGACCCCGGACGTGGGCGCGCTGCTGTTCACGGAAGTGGATTACCGCACCGGGCGCAAACTGGACATGAAGGGGTTGACCGCCAGGGCGCGTGAACTGGGCATTCTGACCGTCTGGGACCTGGCCCACTCGGCGGGCGCGTTCCCGGTCGACCTGAACGGCTGCGGCGCGGATTTCGCGGTGGGGTGCGGGTACAAGTACCTGAACGGCGGGCCTGGCGCGCCGGCGTTCCTGTTCGTGGCCGAGCGGCACCACGGGTCCGCGCCGGTCTTTCTGAGCGGCTGGATGGGCCACGCCGACCCCTTCGAGATGGCCCGCGCCTACGCGCCGGCGGCGGGGGCGCGTAGGTACGTGGTGGGCACCCCGCAGGTGCTGAGTTTAAGTGCGCTGGATGAAGCCCTGAATGTCTTTTCCGACGTGGACATGCACGCCCTGCGCCGCAAATCCCTGTCGCTGACGGACACTTTTATTCGCCTGATGG contains:
- the kynU gene encoding kynureninase, which gives rise to MTSQLPTDLQQLDAQDTLRHKRDEFSVPEDIVYLDGNSLGCLPKAVPARLAQVAQQEWGEHLIRSWTRNAEAAQDWMGLPDRVAAKLAGLIGANANEVAVGDSTSVNTFKALAAAMSMAGERRVLLTDTENFPTDLYMAQGLNKLLGDTWELRSCRNTEIMEHLTPDVGALLFTEVDYRTGRKLDMKGLTARARELGILTVWDLAHSAGAFPVDLNGCGADFAVGCGYKYLNGGPGAPAFLFVAERHHGSAPVFLSGWMGHADPFEMARAYAPAAGARRYVVGTPQVLSLSALDEALNVFSDVDMHALRRKSLSLTDTFIRLMEPLTGQYPLTLVTPLNHEERGSQVSYRHPDAQQVMKKLIERGIVGDFRTPDILRFGFTPLYHRHADVERAVLGIRAVLEGQP